The following is a genomic window from Sciurus carolinensis chromosome 3, mSciCar1.2, whole genome shotgun sequence.
GTGACGGGTGGAGCTGGCCTTCTCCCGGTCTCTAGTAGTTTCCGTGCAGCTGACGCATGCTTGTCGCACAGCTGGGCCGGGTGCGTCCTACGCAGCAGCCGCAAGCCGCGAGCCGCGCTGCCCGTGCCAGACGGTTCCCGGCGGGGGGCTGGGGCGGGACTCCGGCACCGAGGTGCGGCCGGGCCCGCGTCAGGCTGGGGCCCGACCCAGGGTGCTGAAGTTAGGGGGCTCCGATAGGGCTTCCCGGGCCTGCGCATCCAGATAGCCCTGGGCACCGGCCTGCGGGGGCAGATAAGGCTGCGGAAGGAGTCTCGCTGCCGACTGCAAGCACCGCCCCGCGGGCTCCGCTGTCACCTCCGAGAGCCTCCCGCCCCCCCAGGGGTCTCCGCCACAGGGAGGGGCTGCTGGTTCCTTCTGCCTGACTCCTTCTCTCCTGCAGCCCGGAGAGGCCTGCCTGACGACTGACGAGTTGCCATGGCATCCTACTACGAGATTCTAGATGTGCCGCGAAGTGCAACCGCTGATGACATCAAGAAGGCGTAAGTGCCTCCGCTGTGCATCAGAAAACCTCccgctccctgcccctccccccagccCCACGGGGCCCTTCAGAGTGACTCCCGCAGGGAGCAAGGAGACCCCTGGAAGAATAGAAGGAGGAAGTCCAGAGAAAGACCAAGTTGTGTTGGGAGCCGCACTGTGGTTCTTTCTCCAGTGCCCTCCCCTTTGCTCCCTTCCACTCCCCTCCCCTAGATGTGGGCTTTCTCAACATGCAGCTCAAAGATGCCCAGGCTGTAGGAGGAGGGTCAGTGCTCCTTGGTGCTGGTCCAGTTAGGGTCAGGGTGGGGGCATTCTCACTCTGGCATTGTCTGCTCATCATGTGGTCCCAGCTCTGGcacagaagggagagaggagagctcCAGGAAAAGATGGCAacagagcagcctcagcagctgggGTGGACTGGGTTACAAGTTGTGAAAGGACAGTGGTGGGCCAAGGGAGAATGAATGGCTGGTTCATTTCCCTGGTGGGAAGAGCCTGACCCTCCCCTTGCTCCCATTTCCTGCAGGTATCGCAGGAAGGCTCTACAGTGGCACCCAGACAAGAACCCGGATAATAAGGAGTTTGCTGAGAGGAAATTTAAGGAGGTGGCTGAGGCCTATGAAGTGCTGTCCGACAGTAAGGCACTGGGTCAGGACAGGGCCCAGCACAACCCCTCCCTCTACTCATGCCGGTCAAATTCCTTCCCAGAGCTATGCCTCTGCCACCTGTCTCCATGCTTTTTTCTAACTTGGCATTTAAGTGCCCCCTTCTATAGGAAGAACTTTGTCTCCTCCCCAGAGTCTGGAGAGTGGCATGCATCCTGACCAGGGAAGGGAGTGGGGCAGGTGACCAATGTGTGTGAGCCCATCCGCACCAGGCCTTGATAATTTCCATGGGTCCTCTCAGGCAACCTGTGAGGCAGGTGTTCTTACCCCCATCTTGCAGGCAAGTTGACTGAGAGAGGTGAAAaaacttgctcaagatcacacagaGCTGGAATATGAGTCGAGgtctgtcttttttgttttgttttgtggtgccggggatcaaacccaggtccttgcacatgctaggcaagtactcaacAATTGAGCTGTCCCCATGGCCCCGAATCtgtcctttattcatttattcgaAAACTATTGATTGGATTTTTACAGTGACAGCCATTAATTAGGTACTGGAGTGGACAAGCAGGCATTGCCCTTGTCCTGAGGGTCAGTGAAGATAGATACTAATCACAGAGTTATAGCCTGTGAAGAGCATTTCAAAGTAGAATAGCAGGGTGATGTGATAGGGAACAATGGGCACCTGTGTTATGGTGGTCTCAGAAGGTCTCTCTGAGGAAGTTGATCCTTTGGCAAACCCTGACTAATAATAACATAGTGATAATtaactgacatttattttttattttgtgcagtgctgaggattgaacccagggtctcacacatgctaggcaagcgctttaccactaagctatacccccagcccccagccaacatttactgaacacttGTTATGTATCAAGTATTGTGCTAAACAGTTTAcatggattatttcatttaatccttgcaaAAACCCTAGGAGGTAGTTGCTgttgtccattttacagatgaggagccAGCTGTGTGAAGAGCTGAGTTGCTGCTAAAACCCACAGCCTGTGTCTCCTGGACACCCTGCTACACCCTGCTCTCCCAAGCTTCTGTCTCTGGGCGATCTTCTGAGGGCCATGCTAGCCTGGGAGGGTAGGCCATCAtcccagagggagggagaagtgaTCAGGTCTCTTTTTTTCAGAGCATAAGCGGGAGATCTACGACCGCTATGGCCGAGAAGGGCTGACTGGGGCAGGTAGGCGGGGTCTGGGGTTGGAAGTGGgtcagggaggaagggggagggcaGACTCCTGCCATGGATGCTTTCTCTGAGATTCCTGGCCATGCCTTAGGTGGCACCTCTGGCTTGAGGTGAGACACACCTTAAGCCTCTTCCTCATGCTGCCTCTCCTCCAGCAACTGGCCCTTCTCGGGCAGAAACCGGAGGTGGTGGGCCTGGCTTCACCTTCACCTTCCGAAGCCCTGAGGAAGTCTTCCGGGAGTTCTTCGGGAGTGGAGACCCTTTTTCAGAGCTCTTTGGTGAGTGGACTCAGATGTGCTCAGAATGGCTCAGCGTCGTCTTTCAGGGCTGACCCCCATCAGCTGGAAGGCCCTTAGGCAGGAGGCTGAGAGGGAAGCTGAATTCCACAGGCAGAAGATTTTGTGCAGTGGGCCTGTGTCCAGTGAGGGCTGggacagaacctcacacatgccagaacCCACGTGACCCACTAGTGACACTTTACAGACTGGCCTTATTAAATGACAACAACAATAGCACATTGTTGGACTTCCATAATAACAGCCATGAGAGCAAGACTCAATGCATCATGTGACAATAATAGTAGCATTACACATAACACCATATACTAGTTTTTGAATGATTACTGTCAAGTATTTTACATCCCCCAGTCCTCTTCTGAACCACGTTAGAGGTGAGTAATTTTAATCTCCATTTAAAGATGGATAAActacaaagaaagagagaaaaattgataaactgaggcacagatagCTTGCTTAAGACTCATACCACAAATGACAAAGCCAGGACTCCCTGCTGTTCCCGCCTGTCATCACATCATTCTTACTTGTCTATATACGTGGAAGTAGCCATCTGTCCTTCCTGCTGTTTCCCACTTCCTTCTTTATTGTGAACAGAACTAACCAGCGAGCATTTTCATTTACTACcttaaaaaggaatttattttgtgAAGAAGTCCAACCAAAACagcaaaaaatcagaaatgtatcCAGTTACttagcaatttttatttctaaacttaTAAGCAAAGTTCATACATTTTGGGGGGAAATCTGCTCGCCAGTGACTGTTGCTCTGCTTTCTTTGTTGCAGATGACCTGGGCCCTTTCTCAGAGCTTCAGAGTCGAGGCTCTCGACCCTCAGGCCCCTTCTttaccttctcttcctcctttcctgggCACTCTGGTAAGTGTTGCCCCTTCCCACTTTTGgaagctccaagccctggaatcCCCGCATCAACTTGTCACTTTTCCAAGCCTGTGCCCTATATGTAGAGCCCTGCCTCTGGACAGCTCTGTGGAAGGCCTGAGGTTCCTGGCCTTTGGTGTTTGTGGTGGTCAGTGCACAGCCTCCCCCTAACAGCCTCTACTCTGCCTCCTTCATCCCAATGCCAGACTTCTCCTCCTCGTCTTTCTCCTTCAGTCCTGGGGCTGGTGCTTTTCGCTCTGTTTCCACGTCCACCACTTTTGTTCAAGGACACCGTATCACGACACGCAGGTGAGAGCTCCTGATAGGGCCATGTGGGTGGAGAGGTCTGAGGTTGAGGGGTAGAGGTGGGAGCTGTGTACAAACAGAAAGTGTGCCCCGTCCACTGTGGTGACCAGAGTCTCTACCAGTCACTGAATTGTGCTGTTTCTCCCAGAATCATGGAGAATGGGCAGGAGCGGGTAGAAGTGGAGGAGGACGGGCAGCTGAAGTCAGTCTCCATCAACGGTGAGGGGTGGCTCCACTAACCAGTCCCTGGTCGGAAGCTCAGCTTTGGCCcctgcagccccctccccacaTTGACTCCTCTCTGAATTCCTGTGGGGCCTGGGCCCTAATTTCAGTCATAGACCAGATTCTCAGAATCAGAGATGACCACAGGGGTAGTAAACAGATCTGAGACCCAGCTAATCACCATCACATTAGTGGGGTGCCTTACATTTGCAGAGcactttacaatttttaaagcatttgcaTGTATATAGTATCTCCTGTATTCTTAAAGCATCCAGGAGGACAAGCACAGCAGGTAGTATTTGCCCAGTTTTATTTGAAGAGACTAAGTCACAGCATGGTTAATGACCCCAACTTCCAAGTAGCCCTTGGTGCAAGACTCCTTCCTGTCAAGCGAGGGATAAAATAAACCAGGAACCAAAAGCAGGATGTGGGATTCCCAGAGCAGAcatcaccatacccagctccCCCAGGATTGTAACCCCATTGCTAACCTTGCTTGCTTGTGATGCTAAGCACTGTGTGCTGAGTACTTTACATAGGTTGTCTTAATCAATCACTGGAACAATTTGCATATGTAGGCATGGTTATCATTCCCATTACATAACTGAGGAAGAGAGGCACAGGGAAGTTACAGAGTTTTCCCAAGGTGACAGAGCTGTGACCTGGTGGAGCTGAAAACCTCCCTTGCTCATAACCACTACCCTAAGGGCTGATGCATGCAGGCCAGTTCCAGAGTGAGGCTGTAAGTAGTCTGGGCCCTCACTTGTGTGAAGAGATGGACCTGAGTCTGGAGCCTCATGATGATTGTGACTCTTGCAGGTGTCCCGGATGACTTGGCACTGGGCTTGGAGCTGAGCCGTCGGGAGCAGCAGCAGTCAGTCACCTCCAGGTTGGGGGGCATGCAGGTCCGGCCAACCCCTGCCTCACGTCCCTCTGATAGTGACCTCTCTGAGGATGATGAGGACCTGCAGCTTGCCATGGCCTACAGCCTGTCAGAGATGGAAGCATCTGGGCAGAAACCGGCAGGTGGGCGGGGGGTGCAGCAACGACGGCAGGGGCAGCCCAAGGTCCAGCACCAAGATCTGGGCATGGGGGGGACCCATGAGGGTGCAAGGGGTGAGGCAACCAAACGTAGCCCATCCCCAGAAGAGAAGGCTTCTCGCTGCCTCATCCTCTGAACACCAGGCCCAGCTTGAGTTGACTCAGGTCTTGACTTGGGGTCCGACTGGCTGTCAGGAAAGCTGAGTGGAGCATGGCCTGAGTTACAGCAGCCCATGTCCCTCCATGTTTCCCTCCCAGGCCTGCTGCACTCTGGTGTGGATTTGGAATTTATTGTGCTCAGCCTGGGGCTGATAGGTCCCTGGGTGAAGCCCAGGGTCGGGGCATCAGGGCTGTGGAAGGGCTGAGGACGAGCCCAGATGCACTTGCTGGATGGGGAGTTTCTGAGTGGCATTAGTAGTTTGGTTGGGCCTTTTGTGCCAGGTTTTCTGTCACCTATGTTGCCAATTGTTTCAAGGAAGGAGGACTTGGCCTGGGGTGCTCTGAGCCCGAGTTGACAGCTGCCCTGGGCAGCAGTGCAGGCTGAGCAGCATCTGCGCCCTGTGGGTCCAGCTGCAGCCCCCGCTGATTTCTGTGCAGTATTGAGCTCTGACTGTGTCTGTGCTTCCCTTCTGGTGCTGCTctcctttctcccactctgctCTCTGCAACTCCCTGCGGGCCACATCGCTTGCTTTCACTGCCGTCTGGCTAGgactcccttctccttccttccccaagaAGCCTCAGTGTGCCCAGGAAGATGCTGGGGCCAGTGGGGCCATGAGGTCTTCTGAGGTCTCCCCTCCTGCTAGGGGAGGCTAGCGGGGTGGGGCGGGAGCCTCTCAGCCATCCAGATTCGGAACCGGAGTccactcctcctcccttcctcttgctGCCTCAGCCTGCCCCGGCCCTGGGACTAGGCAGAGGTGAGGCTGGCTAACCCTGGAGAGGTGGGATAGGGCCAGGGTGACCCAGGGGGAGGCCTAGGTGGGGACTGGATCCCATACTACTTTCCCAACATGCATCAGGGCTCAGGGAAAGGCCACAGGGCCAGCCCAGGTGTGCATGCTCAGCTCCATCCTCCACAGCTTGCTGCTGACCCTCTCTCCTGTTACCCGCCCCCACTCTCTCCCCAGATGTGTTCTGAGCTGGATGTCCGGGATCCACAGTCGCTGCACAGTTCCAACAGGACAGCACCCTCCCCCAAGCATTGGGAGGGGACACTCCATTCCTCTCCCTCACCCATGCCAAGTGTAGAACGGGGgcctgggtggtgggtggggaccGGGTGGGAGGCATCAGTAGTCTTAGCCTGTGAACTCTAACCTGAGTGTTTGCTGCTGTCTCTTGGGGACTACGAGTCCCAGAATGCAATGCACCGACCACCTGTCTGATAAACCTAGCTGGGAGAAGTGGCACGTGGTGCAAGGTTATAGAGCTGTGCTTCTTGGGATATGTAGTTCCGGCATGGCCGGCTTGTCACTTGCTCTAGACCGGGAAATCTTGTCTTTTGATTTGTTCTTGGCAGGGTGGCTAGAATGTGGATGAAGGGGGAATGACCTGAGCCTCAGTTCCCCTGACACCTTGCTGGCCCTGGGGTTGGAGTGGGCAGGTCAAGGACCTGCAAGGTCTGAGAGAGGTTCTTTTTCTGCAGGCAGACTGGGGTCTGAGGAACAAGCCAGGGGGGCAGCAGACTGAGGAAGCAGGGCTTGGCCCTGGAAGGCTGATGGGCGTGGGCTGGCAGAGCTTGGAAGGGGAGGCCACCCTTGCGGCGTGACAGGAACGCCAGGCATGCTGCTGCTTGAATGGCTTTCTTTGGCCTCTGACCCTGCTGCCCATTCTTTCTGTCCAACATCACAGACAagctgcctctcctcctccctgcctggggAGCCCAAGGCCAGGGAGGGGACTGATGGAGTGGGGTGTCATCAGCCCCCGTAGCACTGAGCCTCAGAGACCTATCAAAGCCAGCTGGGCTGAGCTCAAGTCAGGAGGGAAACTGGAAGTCAATAAAGCTGTTTTGAGAGCTTGGTAGTGTGCTGTGTTCCTTCTTTCCTAGGTGGCTCACGAGGGACCCTGTGGGACAAATGGCCTCAGGCCTCACACCTCCTTTTTGCCCAAAGGGCTGGAGGTGCAAGCCTTGCCAGGTCTCCTCTCTGACATGTTGCCCTCCCCAAGTTTGTGGTTGAACCCTGAGAATTGCTTACCTTCTTGGTCTTTTCCTATTTGGGTCCCACAGTCAATTTTCCCCCATAGCAGATGTTCCTCTTTTGAGGGAGCCACCCAACAATATGCCACAGCACATTTAGGACCAGACTAAGTTAAGACTTAAGACTGGAAGCACGAGAACAGCAGGAAGCCTAGGACACATGCTAAGCCCCTCAGCAGGTTCCCTGTCTCACAGCAGAGGTGTGAGCTGGGGTGCCTGGAATAGCATGAGTCCTACCATGCTGGCCTCAGGCCCCAAGCCATCAGGTCTAGGGAGGAGAGAGCCGGCTACCCTCCCGGCTTAGCCGTGGGACAAGCACCTTGGTATTATCCTGTAGGGCACTGTGACTTGCCTCTCTGCATTCCAGGAGAGGCTCTTAGCTTCAACTTAAATAGCCAAAGGGCTTATGATGtatttttctcaaagtaaagAAGTAGCCTGCTCTGAAAGAGGGATTTCAAGCCTCTATCCTCAAAAAGTCTGCCAGAAGTTTGCAAAAATGGCTGTCTTCCCTGCTTCCACTTTGAGATGTTGAGGACATTGGAGTTGCACCCTGGCAGAGTGGACGGACAGCAGGGGCTCGTGTGCTGGCTGCTCCCTTCACTCCCCACTCAGATGGTGTTTGCTCTGTGAAACTGAGCCTCTGCATGGGTAAGCGGCCCTGACTCCTATGGCTCTGTGTCTACCACCATGTCCAAGGCCACCTATGGCACACAGGTGAGGGCTCCT
Proteins encoded in this region:
- the Dnajb2 gene encoding dnaJ homolog subfamily B member 2 isoform X1; amino-acid sequence: MASYYEILDVPRSATADDIKKAYRRKALQWHPDKNPDNKEFAERKFKEVAEAYEVLSDKHKREIYDRYGREGLTGAATGPSRAETGGGGPGFTFTFRSPEEVFREFFGSGDPFSELFDDLGPFSELQSRGSRPSGPFFTFSSSFPGHSDFSSSSFSFSPGAGAFRSVSTSTTFVQGHRITTRRIMENGQERVEVEEDGQLKSVSINGVPDDLALGLELSRREQQQSVTSRLGGMQVRPTPASRPSDSDLSEDDEDLQLAMAYSLSEMEASGQKPAGGRGVQQRRQGQPKVQHQDLGMGGTHEGARGEATKRSPSPEEKASRCLIL
- the Dnajb2 gene encoding dnaJ homolog subfamily B member 2 isoform X2; this translates as MASYYEILDVPRSATADDIKKAYRRKALQWHPDKNPDNKEFAERKFKEVAEAYEVLSDSKALEHKREIYDRYGREGLTGAATGPSRAETGGGGPGFTFTFRSPEEVFREFFGSGDPFSELFDDLGPFSELQSRGSRPSGPFFTFSSSFPGHSDFSSSSFSFSPGAGAFRSVSTSTTFVQGHRITTRRIMENGQERVEVEEDGQLKSVSINGVPDDLALGLELSRREQQQSVTSRLGGMQVRPTPASRPSDSDLSEDDEDLQLAMAYSLSEMEASGQKPADVF